Sequence from the Pogoniulus pusillus isolate bPogPus1 chromosome 16, bPogPus1.pri, whole genome shotgun sequence genome:
TCTCATAGTGAAAATATGATTCCTTATATCTAgcttaaatctctcctctttagCTTTAAAACCATCGCCCCATCGCCATGCTAAAAACCTTGCCCCCATCTTTCATGGCCCACTTGAAATACTGGAGAGCTATAGTAAGGTCTCcctgtagccttctcttctccaggttgaacatccctaattctctcagcctgtccccacagcagaagcatttcagcccttggatcacttttgtggcctgctctggaccagctccaacaggtccacgtCTCTCCCGTGTTGAGGATTCCAGAGCTGTACacagcacatccagagaaggaatgctctgcccagcctgagaCACCCTGAGGAGAGACCTCTCCCACACAGGATCTGTATACATGCCGCGCGTGTGCAGGACGGCTTCATCCCGAGGAGCTGGGTatgaaagccaggctggctgctcgCCTTGTGCAGCCGATGCGGCTGCAGGCTGGGCCCCTGGGGTGCCACTCACTGCCACATCCCGCAGGGCcgggaactgggggtgctgtCCGGCCAGGGCGCAGCTCACAGCCCGGAGGGCACGAGGCAGGTCGGTGCCGAAGGTGCGGAAGATGACGGCGAAGTCCCTCCCGTCCCGGTGCAGGGAGTCGAGAAGACGAAAGAAAGCTGGCAGGATAAGGTGGTAGCGCTTGCTAGTTTCTCCTTGAACCGAGAAGACGTCGTGCGGCCGGCCCggccactccagcagctgcaagtgCCGGTCGTGGAGGCTGCCGAAGCACTGCCCGGGGCCCGCTTCCGTGAAGGCCGGGTCGCGGCCGCGGTGGCTGTAATAGCTGATGGCGCCGGGGCACGGTGGGGCCAGGGAAGGCCGGTCGCTCGCCCACTGCCACTCGCCTGTAAGAGAGGACAGCGGTCAGCCCTCGCCGCGTACCCGGACACCCCTCAGGCCCTGGCCCCGTCGCTCACCGGAGGCCCCGTCGCGGCCCCAGGTGACGGTGCAGAGGAAGCTGTTAAGGGCGGCCCGCGGGCCCTGCCCCGACACCGCGTCTGCCGCCACCACCGTGTTGTTCAGGTCCACATGTAGCaccagccgccgccgcccggcccCGGCGCTCATCGCCACCGGCCCCAGCCGCGGCCGTGCCGCCGTTACCTGGAAACGGTGCCGCTTCCGTCCGCCTCGCTTCCGCTGCCGGCGCCCCCTGGCGGCCCGGGCGCTGCCGCTCGCCGCCGGCGGCCGCCCCGCGGTTGCCATGGACACTGCGAGCGCGGCGCGGGCAGGGGGCGTGGCCGAACCGCCGCCGCGCTGTGGGCGTGGCCCTGTCCGCGGGAGGGGGCCGGAAGCGGAAGCGGGGGCCGTTTCCGGCCGCTCCGCGGGCGGCCATGTTGGAGCGGCGGTGGCGGCGCGGCGGCGGGTGCGGGTCTGGCGGCGGCCGGTAGGTTGGAGCCGGCGGTGGCCGGGCCCCGCGCTCCCGGGCGGGGGCGCTGCCGAGCGGCCCGGCGGGGCGGCCTCCGGGCGCTGAAGGCCGAGCCGCGGTGCCGAgggccccgccccggcccccgCCCTCACCTCCCCCCCGGCCCAGAAGCTGGCGCCGGCCGAGCTGTGGGGGGCCGCACCCGCTGTCTGCaccaatcacctccctgcagccccggTGGGAGGGTACCGGCGCTGGAGAAGGCTCTACTCGCTCCGGGGCTCCGCCAGCCTGACTAGGTCTCCCGCCGGTCCCTTCGTACCGAACTGGGCCTGGGAGGTGTGGTGCGAGGGACGGGCACTCGGGAAGGGGCATCCGCTCCACCGAGGGGTGGGCCgggaggggaggctgagccGCGGCCAGCCCCCTCGAGTCTCCACCAGCCGCCACCTCCACAGGCTGCCCCAGACCTGCTTCTGGGCCAGGCCAGTAGCCACCTTAGTGTACCCGGAGCAGCACTGTAcaacccttccctccagcttcaCGCCCGGAACACGGGGCAGCTAAACTCGCATTGGCATCGTTCGAACCTTACAGGAAGGTTTTGCCAGCACAATGCTTGCCCCTGTGCTAGTGCGGGCCTGTGGCCCTTTGGCACGTTAGCTGAGGTTCATCCTCCAGTAGAATAGTCGGTGAGGAATTGCTGTCGGGTGGGCAGACTTGAGGCATGCCTTTTCGTGACCGGCTTTTGCTCCTACAGCTGCACCGCACAAAGAGAGACAATGTAGGTAGATGTTGAGCTGTCCTGTCCCCGTTGAGATGTCACAGCCTCTCCATTCAACACCAGAATCGCCCTTCCGGTGTCCCAGCTGTTCCtgggcctgctgcagcctggagattaTCTGTTCTACAGCCTGTTGAGTCTGCGTTGTTACCTGTGCTTCTCCGTTGTTTGCTCCCTCTCTACTAGATCAGGATTAAGCTTTACACTCTTGCTGGCTTCactgtgcctgctgccactTGTTCACTTCGGAGGTGGCTGATGATGCTGTCCAGGGCTGTGGCAGAGCATTTCCCTGCTTGCCTCCCCTCCTCTGTGGGAGATCCCCCCCTGCCTGTTGCAGAACAACTGCATTATTCTCTAaatcctccttctgctgtgacGTCTGCAGAGCACTTGACTGAGATTAGTCCATCATGTGTAGGCTCTTACGCCTCAGTGCTGACCTGTGCttccccttctccagctgcttttGGCTCCTATCTCtttcctgcttgtgctgctgttggcagcaCAGGCACCCTTTGGTCGCTGGCGCTCCCATGACTGCGGTGACACCAGAGTTCTGGGAGGAACATCCTACGTGTTCCTTGCTCTGTCTGCTCATGCACTAACTTTTCCATCACAGCTTCTTTGCCTGTGtgctgccctctccagcagtgcctccaACATGTTCTGCATTTCCCCAAAAATGACTGTTTGTAAGACTTAGTGGAACTAAAGATTTTACAGCTGCTCAgtgcagtgtccagctgcagagctgatgtGGCTGCCAGTTTAGCATAAGAAGGTTGGAGTTCTCCTGGGTGCAGCACAAAGTCCTTCCTGGGCTGCTCTTCAGTctcttattttttatttaaagcAATAATTAGTGAGTTTGTCCCAGGAAGATGCCTGTGTAGTGCCCTGAGAATGATCTCAAGGCTGTCAGTCAGGCCATTGTACACTTGGCCCTGGTGGTGTGTTTCCTTCATGCTGCCCAGCTTGAatttcctgcctcctcctcacttGGCAGTGAGTCCCCTTGGATCAACACCAGTTTACTGTGACAGCAAGTTGCAGACCATTGTTCAAATAAGAGAACAGCAAGGGCTGATGTTGCCTTGCCACTGTGTTCAGAATCAGTGGAGCACAACTGAAATAGCCTGTGGGTCTGCTGTCAGGTCTTCAGGTAgaagatgctgctttggcagaggcttagaatcattttggtcaGAATCAGTTAAGAAGCTGGAAAATTGAACGTGGTGCAGGGGTAGATTTGAACATTGAGGCTCGATATTGAGGTGGCTTGATCATGATTTTCTTGGTGCATGTACAGGGAGAGGATCCAGAAAAGGGCACCTTTACCAAGGGAAAGGAGAACTGGTTACTCAAAGCTAGGGTGTGTCAGCCTCCACTTGGAAACAAGCTGCAAGATTTTACTGAGTTACCCATTGGAACCCTGCATCTTGGGATAGGTGGAGTGGGATTGCCTGAAATCTTTCTTTAGCTTTGAGGATATTTCTGTGAAAGGTGTTTTAGTTTCACCTCAGAGATGAATGAGTGATGGGATTCTAATTTGAGTTATGCCTAGGGTCTGACCTGATGTTTGTAAGTGGTCACACCTAAGCTTAATGGTTTCGTCTCCCTGCTTAAAAATGCAAGGTGATTTCAGCTGCTGTAAGCTAactgttttctctctccttttgagGTGTCAAGGCTTGTTTTTCCAGTAATTTGGACCTTTTTAAAGCACTCACTTGACTAATGCCATGAATATTGCAGTGAACAATGTGGAAGAAAAAGCAGTCCATTCCTGGTCAAGAATTTCCTCTGCAGGACAGAAAGTGCTGGAGGAAGCCCTCCGAGTCTTCAACCCAATGTCCAAGGACCTTTCTGACACAGAGACCCAACTGGTGGCCTTCATTCAGAGCCTCAAGGAGGAGGGCTACCAGCCCACGGTTCTGAGGAGTAAGGATGTGTACGGGTACAGCTCGTGCACAGCAGACACACCGAGTCCCACGAAggagagtgtccagcacagctgcgcCGATGCCACCAAGTCTGCCAAGGGCCCACCTAGATGCACCGCGGCTATGGCAGGGGTGCCAGCTTCACCCACCCGCCTTTCAGTGAACTCCTCCAGAGTCTCTGCTCAGTCAGTCTTGAAAGGGGATTCCACAAATCTCCTCTTGAGCTCCTTGAAGCAGACAAGATCCGGCACGTCCAAGGCCACGTCACGGGGCTACTCTTCAAGCACATATCCTAATGTTTATCCAGCCATGAGACTGTCAGTGgttctggaagctctggtgccaCTCAAAACTACCACATCCTGTTTGGAGTCCAAATACACACGAAGGCGTGTTGGGATCTCACCCTCGAACCTTAAACTCCTCAGGGCTGCAAGTCCACCAAGGCAGTTTTCTTCAGGCAAGGCCACTAAAGTGACAGAAGGTAAGAGATACAAGCGTTTAGTAAAGAAAGCACCAGATCCTGCCACCCTTGCTTTAAATCTGCTGAAGGGACCAAAGGGGGgtgtgctgcaggagagcaaTGCTTGCAAAGCCTCGGGAGTCCTCAACGGGAGAATCACGGGCAGCTCGTCCCAAGGCTGCACCACAACACAGCAGTCCAGGACCTTGAAAATCAAGGATAAGGAAGCTCTGGTAGGGAAAACAGAATGGAAGGACAGCAGCACTTACCGGGAGAGCGTCGGGCGAAAGAAGAGAAGAGCTACAGAGGCAAGAGAAGCaccacagaggaaaaaagcaaaTACTGTTCCTGTCAGGAACAAATCTCGACGAGCTCAGAGTGCTTTGAACCTGATGAAATTCCAGGCCATCAAGGTGGGCAATTCTTCCTCTGATGATGAAGTGAGAAGGAGAGCACAGAAGATTCTTAGGGTCAACCTGTCCCCTGTGATCCGAATTCAGCCCTTGTCCTACTCTCACAGCGTCCCATGAGTTTCTTCACTTGGTCACTTTTCTTTGTAAGTACATAAACACAAGCCTGGCACTGGAGTGTGGAGACATTTAAGAGTGAGTGTGGATCTCTGGTGCCTAGTGATGATGTG
This genomic interval carries:
- the LOC135182601 gene encoding uncharacterized protein LOC135182601 produces the protein MSAGAGRRRLVLHVDLNNTVVAADAVSGQGPRAALNSFLCTVTWGRDGASGEWQWASDRPSLAPPCPGAISYYSHRGRDPAFTEAGPGQCFGSLHDRHLQLLEWPGRPHDVFSVQGETSKRYHLILPAFFRLLDSLHRDGRDFAVIFRTFGTDLPRALRAVSCALAGQHPQFPALRDVALPVDLTPGQIRCSKREVVLTKGAERLATRENGRKLYDYFSSFEGIGGFQDHFDWWSRNQFSSQGGKPLWIDPHDPGVHHIFIDDNIRLDDADTIVRPQVFSEPGSSSARCAPTSELYNVCLVQTNLLEAIANEDYFLHCVRRCEENYDRYLACMEKDTLGQQQ
- the CCDC71 gene encoding coiled-coil domain-containing protein 71 is translated as MNIAVNNVEEKAVHSWSRISSAGQKVLEEALRVFNPMSKDLSDTETQLVAFIQSLKEEGYQPTVLRSKDVYGYSSCTADTPSPTKESVQHSCADATKSAKGPPRCTAAMAGVPASPTRLSVNSSRVSAQSVLKGDSTNLLLSSLKQTRSGTSKATSRGYSSSTYPNVYPAMRLSVVLEALVPLKTTTSCLESKYTRRRVGISPSNLKLLRAASPPRQFSSGKATKVTEGKRYKRLVKKAPDPATLALNLLKGPKGGVLQESNACKASGVLNGRITGSSSQGCTTTQQSRTLKIKDKEALVGKTEWKDSSTYRESVGRKKRRATEAREAPQRKKANTVPVRNKSRRAQSALNLMKFQAIKVGNSSSDDEVRRRAQKILRVNLSPVIRIQPLSYSHSVP